A genomic region of Platichthys flesus chromosome 4, fPlaFle2.1, whole genome shotgun sequence contains the following coding sequences:
- the kcne4 gene encoding potassium voltage-gated channel subfamily E member 4, with protein MEHLENSTASQKHLVPQTQSSAISQADKSGGNAYLYILIVMCFYGVFLCGIMLGYFRSKRREKRRINIFTRLVHEEEQREWGALPKKHSLTFPVPAASGLRSMNVSLPFYGNHGDHFGHLHGEDALPSPLACTLYTEQSSVSSLCSSADTRFAIEEESDSGTVEASEEKTKGGSGKRGDDSG; from the coding sequence ATGGAGCATCTGGAAAACTCCACAGCGTCCCAGAAACACCTCGTCCCGCAGACGCAGAGCAGCGCCATCTCCCAGGCGGACAAGAGCGGCGGGAACGCGTACCTGTACATCCTGATCGTCATGTGTTTCTACGGGGTCTTCCTCTGCGGCATCATGCTCGGGTACTTCCGCTCCAAGCGGCGCGAGAAGAGGAGGATCAACATCTTCACGCGCCTCGTGCacgaggaggagcagcgggAGTGGGGCGCGCTGCCGAAGAAGCACAGCCTCACCTTCCCCGTCCCCGCCGCGTCGGGACTGCGCTCCATGAATGTGTCCCTGCCCTTCTATGGTAACCACGGCGACCACTTCGGACACCTGCATGGCGAGGACGCGCTGCCCTCTCCGCTGGCGTGCACTCTGTACACGGAGCAGAGTAGCGTcagctccctctgctcctccgcgGACACGCGCTTCGCCATAGAGGAGGAGTCGGACAGCGGCACGGTGGAGGCATCAGAAGAGAAAACCAAGGGAGGCTCGGGCAAAAGAGGGGACGACTCAGGCTGA